One window of the Rhinoraja longicauda isolate Sanriku21f chromosome 2, sRhiLon1.1, whole genome shotgun sequence genome contains the following:
- the irx2a gene encoding iroquois-class homeodomain protein IRX-2a isoform X1, whose product MSYPQGYLYQPAGSLALYSCPAYSASALTAPRSDELGRASSGSAFSPYAGSAAFTAPSAGFTNPLQYSADPATGFPSYMGSPYDAHATGMAGTLSYHPYGNAAYPYQLNDPAYRKNATRDATATLKAWLNEHRKNPYPTKGEKIMLAIITKMTLTQVSTWFANARRRLKKENKMTWAPRNKSEDEEEEDLGESERSKGESSEKKHDHIETSAEDEGISLHVDTLTDSSCSPECEGDNVNRVEDRICESGSESKEKCDNCIVDDDDDDDDVDDDGGSDEEEEDRDLSHKTMNSSPLTRVDATLLNVQEEECSGSGNKNRLNSIISSASQTQGSKPKLWSLAEIATSDIKQQIGQICSSPPTSSSSSSSSTYPATSILGRPIYYTSPFYTNYTNYANFNHLQSQGILRYSTNETVLDTASIHKQGTDSLKNTSSQLEQHFRAMNYDSKKGRCHNCFENVSEPSPSY is encoded by the exons ATGTCTTATCCTCAGGGTTATCTATACCAGCCAGCAGGGTCGCTGGCTCTTTACTCGTGCCCAGCATACAGTGCCTCCGCGCTGACCGCCCCAAGGAGCGACGAACTGGGCAGAGCCTCGTCCGGCTCCGCGTTCAGTCCCTACGCAGGCTCGGCAGCATTCACAGCCCCCTCTGCAGGCTTCACTAACCCGCTTCAGTACTCAGCTGACCCCGCTACTGGATTCCCGTCCTACATG GGTTCGCCCTACGATGCCCACGCCACAGGGATGGCTGGAACCCTCAGCTATCACCCCTACGGTAACGCTGCTTATCCTTATCAACTCAACGACCCCGCTTACAGGAAGAACGCCACCCGCGACGCCACGGCCACTCTCAAAGCCTGGCTGAACGAGCACAGGAAAAACCCATACCCCACCAAAGGGGAGAAGATCATGCTGGCCATCATCACCAAGATGACCCTGACCCAGGTCTCCACTTGGTTCGCCAACGCCAGGAGGAGACTCAAGAAGGAGAATAAAATGACCTGGGCTCCCAGGAACAAGAGTGAGGACGAGGAGGAAGAAGATTTAGGCGAAAGTGAAAGAAGCAAAGGGGAAAGTTCTGAGAAAAAACACGATCACATCGAAACTTCAGCCGAGGATGAAG GTATTAGTTTACACGTTGACACACTGACTGACAGTTCCTGTTCCCCCGAATGCGAAGGGGATAATGTAAACAGAGTGGAGGACAGAATTTGCGAATCTGGGTCAGAATCGAAAGAAAAATGTGACAATTGTattgttgatgatgatgatgatgatgatgatgttgatgaTGATGGTGGCAGCGATGAGGAGGAAGAGGACAGGGATCTATCCCACAAAACTATGAATTCCTCGCCTCTCACTAGAGTGGATGCCACACTCCTGAATGTGCAAGAAGAAGAGTGCTCGGGGAGTGGGAATAAAAATCGTCTGAACAGTATAATCTCTTCAGCTTCACAAACTCAAGGCAGCAAACCCAAGCTCTGGTCTTTGGCGGAAATCGCCACCTCGGATATTAAACAACAGATCGGTCAGATATGTTCTTCACCGCCGACCTCCTCGTCATCATCGTCTAGTTCTACTTATCCGGCTACTTCAATCCTTGGCAGGCCCATTTACTACACGTCCCCCTTTTACACTAACTATACGAACTATGCTAACTTTAATCATCTGCAAAGCCAAGGCATACTGCGGTACAGCACCAACGAGACTGTCTTAGACACTGCTTCGATACACAAACAGGGCACTGATTCGCTGAAAAATACCAGTTCCCAGCTGGAGCAGCACTTCAGAGCCATGAACTACGACTCCAAAAAAG GTAGGTGTCACAATTGCTTTGAAAATGTCAGCGAGCCATCCCCCAGCTATTAA
- the irx2a gene encoding iroquois-class homeodomain protein IRX-2a isoform X3, with protein sequence MSGSPYDAHATGMAGTLSYHPYGNAAYPYQLNDPAYRKNATRDATATLKAWLNEHRKNPYPTKGEKIMLAIITKMTLTQVSTWFANARRRLKKENKMTWAPRNKSEDEEEEDLGESERSKGESSEKKHDHIETSAEDEGISLHVDTLTDSSCSPECEGDNVNRVEDRICESGSESKEKCDNCIVDDDDDDDDVDDDGGSDEEEEDRDLSHKTMNSSPLTRVDATLLNVQEEECSGSGNKNRLNSIISSASQTQGSKPKLWSLAEIATSDIKQQIGQICSSPPTSSSSSSSSTYPATSILGRPIYYTSPFYTNYTNYANFNHLQSQGILRYSTNETVLDTASIHKQGTDSLKNTSSQLEQHFRAMNYDSKKGRCHNCFENVSEPSPSY encoded by the exons ATGTCC GGTTCGCCCTACGATGCCCACGCCACAGGGATGGCTGGAACCCTCAGCTATCACCCCTACGGTAACGCTGCTTATCCTTATCAACTCAACGACCCCGCTTACAGGAAGAACGCCACCCGCGACGCCACGGCCACTCTCAAAGCCTGGCTGAACGAGCACAGGAAAAACCCATACCCCACCAAAGGGGAGAAGATCATGCTGGCCATCATCACCAAGATGACCCTGACCCAGGTCTCCACTTGGTTCGCCAACGCCAGGAGGAGACTCAAGAAGGAGAATAAAATGACCTGGGCTCCCAGGAACAAGAGTGAGGACGAGGAGGAAGAAGATTTAGGCGAAAGTGAAAGAAGCAAAGGGGAAAGTTCTGAGAAAAAACACGATCACATCGAAACTTCAGCCGAGGATGAAG GTATTAGTTTACACGTTGACACACTGACTGACAGTTCCTGTTCCCCCGAATGCGAAGGGGATAATGTAAACAGAGTGGAGGACAGAATTTGCGAATCTGGGTCAGAATCGAAAGAAAAATGTGACAATTGTattgttgatgatgatgatgatgatgatgatgttgatgaTGATGGTGGCAGCGATGAGGAGGAAGAGGACAGGGATCTATCCCACAAAACTATGAATTCCTCGCCTCTCACTAGAGTGGATGCCACACTCCTGAATGTGCAAGAAGAAGAGTGCTCGGGGAGTGGGAATAAAAATCGTCTGAACAGTATAATCTCTTCAGCTTCACAAACTCAAGGCAGCAAACCCAAGCTCTGGTCTTTGGCGGAAATCGCCACCTCGGATATTAAACAACAGATCGGTCAGATATGTTCTTCACCGCCGACCTCCTCGTCATCATCGTCTAGTTCTACTTATCCGGCTACTTCAATCCTTGGCAGGCCCATTTACTACACGTCCCCCTTTTACACTAACTATACGAACTATGCTAACTTTAATCATCTGCAAAGCCAAGGCATACTGCGGTACAGCACCAACGAGACTGTCTTAGACACTGCTTCGATACACAAACAGGGCACTGATTCGCTGAAAAATACCAGTTCCCAGCTGGAGCAGCACTTCAGAGCCATGAACTACGACTCCAAAAAAG GTAGGTGTCACAATTGCTTTGAAAATGTCAGCGAGCCATCCCCCAGCTATTAA
- the irx2a gene encoding iroquois-class homeodomain protein IRX-2a isoform X2, translating to MSYPQGYLYQPAGSLALYSCPAYSASALTAPRSDELGRASSGSAFSPYAGSAAFTAPSAGFTNPLQYSADPATGFPSYMGSPYDAHATGMAGTLSYHPYGNAAYPYQLNDPAYRKNATRDATATLKAWLNEHRKNPYPTKGEKIMLAIITKMTLTQVSTWFANARRRLKKENKMTWAPRNKSEDEEEEDLGESERSKGESSEKKHDHIETSAEDEGISLHVDTLTDSSCSPECEGDNVNRVEDRICESGSESKEKCDNCIVDDDDDDDDVDDDGGSDEEEEDRDLSHKTMNSSPLTRVDATLLNVQEEECSGSGNKNRLNSIISSASQTQGSKPKLWSLAEIATSDIKQQIGQICSSPPTSSSSSSSSTYPATSILGRPIYYTSPFYTNYTNYANFNHLQSQGILRYSTNETVLDTASIHKQGTDSLKNTSSQLEQHFRAMNYDSKKDPSDVCTVGVQPYL from the exons ATGTCTTATCCTCAGGGTTATCTATACCAGCCAGCAGGGTCGCTGGCTCTTTACTCGTGCCCAGCATACAGTGCCTCCGCGCTGACCGCCCCAAGGAGCGACGAACTGGGCAGAGCCTCGTCCGGCTCCGCGTTCAGTCCCTACGCAGGCTCGGCAGCATTCACAGCCCCCTCTGCAGGCTTCACTAACCCGCTTCAGTACTCAGCTGACCCCGCTACTGGATTCCCGTCCTACATG GGTTCGCCCTACGATGCCCACGCCACAGGGATGGCTGGAACCCTCAGCTATCACCCCTACGGTAACGCTGCTTATCCTTATCAACTCAACGACCCCGCTTACAGGAAGAACGCCACCCGCGACGCCACGGCCACTCTCAAAGCCTGGCTGAACGAGCACAGGAAAAACCCATACCCCACCAAAGGGGAGAAGATCATGCTGGCCATCATCACCAAGATGACCCTGACCCAGGTCTCCACTTGGTTCGCCAACGCCAGGAGGAGACTCAAGAAGGAGAATAAAATGACCTGGGCTCCCAGGAACAAGAGTGAGGACGAGGAGGAAGAAGATTTAGGCGAAAGTGAAAGAAGCAAAGGGGAAAGTTCTGAGAAAAAACACGATCACATCGAAACTTCAGCCGAGGATGAAG GTATTAGTTTACACGTTGACACACTGACTGACAGTTCCTGTTCCCCCGAATGCGAAGGGGATAATGTAAACAGAGTGGAGGACAGAATTTGCGAATCTGGGTCAGAATCGAAAGAAAAATGTGACAATTGTattgttgatgatgatgatgatgatgatgatgttgatgaTGATGGTGGCAGCGATGAGGAGGAAGAGGACAGGGATCTATCCCACAAAACTATGAATTCCTCGCCTCTCACTAGAGTGGATGCCACACTCCTGAATGTGCAAGAAGAAGAGTGCTCGGGGAGTGGGAATAAAAATCGTCTGAACAGTATAATCTCTTCAGCTTCACAAACTCAAGGCAGCAAACCCAAGCTCTGGTCTTTGGCGGAAATCGCCACCTCGGATATTAAACAACAGATCGGTCAGATATGTTCTTCACCGCCGACCTCCTCGTCATCATCGTCTAGTTCTACTTATCCGGCTACTTCAATCCTTGGCAGGCCCATTTACTACACGTCCCCCTTTTACACTAACTATACGAACTATGCTAACTTTAATCATCTGCAAAGCCAAGGCATACTGCGGTACAGCACCAACGAGACTGTCTTAGACACTGCTTCGATACACAAACAGGGCACTGATTCGCTGAAAAATACCAGTTCCCAGCTGGAGCAGCACTTCAGAGCCATGAACTACGACTCCAAAAAAG ACCCCAGTGATGTCTGCACAGTAGGAGTGCAACCATATCTATAG